In the genome of Streptomyces sp. NBC_00433, the window CTTGAGCGTGCGCGCGGCGCCCCCGCCCCCGGTGGCGGGTCCCCCGGCGGGCGCGGAGCCCCCCGCGCGGGGCGCTTTGCGTACGGTGTCGGGCGTCCTCGGCGGCTGCGGCGAGCCGAGGTCGCTGCCCGCGGGCTCCTGGACGATGGCGGCGTGGCTGGCGGCGCGGTCCGCGAAGTCGTTGAGCCGGTCGCCGTCCACCTGGTGGGCGGGCACGTAGCGGAAGTCCACCGAGCGGCCGGTCAGCAGCGTGTCGATGCGTACGACCAGCTCCTGGTTGGCGACCGGCTTGCCCGCCGAGGTCTTCCAGCCCTTGCGCTTCCAGCCCGGCAGCCAGGTCGTGACGGCCTTCATCGCGTACTGCGAGTCCATCCGGACCTCCAGCGCGACGTCCGGGTCCACGGCGGCCAGCAGCCGCTCCAGCGCGGTCAGCTCCGCGACGTTGTTGGTCGCGGTGCCCAGCGGCCCCGCCTCCCAGCGGACCGGTTCTCCCCGGTCGTCGGCGATGACCCAGGCCCATGCCGCAGGCCCCGGATTGCCCTTCGATGCCCCGTCACACGCGGCGATGATGCGTTCACCCACGACCCCGAGCATGCCAGGCGACCACCGGTGAAAGCACATCGCCCCCCGCCGCCGCGCCCGGTCGCTCCGCATGCGGAGAGCGCGGACGTCGCCGAGCATGGTTACCGACAGGACCACCCCTGTGGCGAGAGGGCGCCGGATGGGCAAGGGAGCCGACGGTCCGGCGCGACGTGAGCAGTCGGAGGCCGAAGAAGCGGAACAGCGGCAGATCGACGCCATGAACCGGTTCACGTCGCGGCCCGGCGGAGACGGCGCCGAGGCCGGGACGGTCCCCGCGGCGGATTCCGCGGCCGGCACCGGCGCCGCGAAGCCGCGGCTGCGCGACGCGCTGCTGCTCGAAACCGGCCACGACCTGGCGGAGGCCGAGACGCTGTCCGCCGCCCTCAGGACGGTGACCAGGCTCTCCGCCCCGGATTTCGCCCTCGACGGCGTGGTGGTCTTCGGTGTCACCGACAAGTTCATCAAGGTGCTCGGCCAGACCGGATACCGCGGCAGCGACGCCCAGCGGGTCTTCCGGATGCCGGTGACGACCGACTTCCCGGCCACCGAGGTGGTCAACTCGGGACGGCCGGTCTACCTGTCCTCCCCCGAGGAGTACAGCGCGCGCTTCCCCGCCACCTGGCCGGTGGCCGCCGAGTTCGGCCGGCAGTCGTGGGCCTTCCTGCCGATGGTGACCTCCGGGCGGATCACCGCGGTGTGCCTGCTGGCCTTCGACCGGCCGATGGCCTTCGGCGCCGACGAGCGGGCCCTGCTGGTGCTGACCGCCCGGCTGGTCGCCCAGGCGCTGGAGCGGACCAGGACCAGCAGCGCGGAGCTGGCGCTGTCCCGCGGACTGCGGCGCAGCATGGGCGCGACGGCTCCCGCGGTGCCCGGACTGACGGTGGCCACCCGCTACGTGCCGACCGGCGGCGGCCTGGTGGTCGGCGGCGACTGGTACGACGTGATCAACCTGCCGGAGGGCCGACTGGCCGTGGTGATCGGCGACGTGCAGGGCCACGACGTGCACGCGGCCGGGCTGATGGCCCAGCTGCGGACCGCCGTGCACGCCTACGCGGCCGAGGGCCACGGCCCGGACGCGGTGCTCGCCAGGTCGTCCCGCTTCCTGGCCGCGGTCGACGAGGACCGCTTCGCCACCTGCATCTACATCGAGGCGGAGCCCTCCACCGGGATGCTGCACATCGCCAGGGCCGGCCATCCGCACCCGGTGCTGCGGCTGCCGGACGGCACCTGCATGCTCAAGCACGTCGGGGGCGGTCTGCCGCTCGGCCTGATGCCGGGCACCGAGGACTACCCGGTCACCGATCTGGAGCTGCGGCCCGACGAGATCCTGATGCTGTGCACGGACGGGCTGATCGAGACCGGCGGGCACGACATGTACAGCGGCTGGATCCGGGTCAGGGACGCGATGTCCCCCGGCCCGACCGAGGACCTGGAAGGCATCGCCGACAGCCTGATCCGCGCGGTCCACAACCCGTTGCAGCAGGCCGGCCAGGCGGCGGACGAGGAGGTCGGGCGGCGCGAGGTGGACGCGGCGGGCGTACGCGCGGATCTGGCGCCGCGCAACGAGGACGACATCGCGCTGCTGCTGCTGCGCCGCGACGCCGGGGTGCACCAGCGGGCGGTGCCCGAGCGCAGGCTGGTACTGACCATCGACCAGGACCAGGCCCAGGGACTGGCCGAGGCGCGGGCCGAGCTGCAGGCGCTGCTGCACGACTGGGCACAGCCCGACCAGGTGGACACCGCGGTGCTGCTGACCTCGGAGCTGGTCGGCAACGTCCTGGTGCACACCGACCAGTCGGCGGCGCTCAACGCCTCGCTGACCGGCGAGCCGGGTCGGCGCGTACTGCGGGTGGAGGTCTCCGACAGCGGCGACGAGCTGCCGCACCAGCGGACACCGGGCGAGATGGCGTCCTCGGGGCGCGGTCTGATGCTGCTCGACATCCTGTCGGGCCAGTGGAGCGTGCGGCCGGAGTCGGAGGGCAAGACGGTGTGGTTCTCGCTGTGGGAGGACGAGGAGCCGGCCGACGACGAGCCGGCCGGCTCCGACCCGCTGTCCGACTTCCCGGAGTGAGGGCGCCCCGCCGGGGGCGCCCTCGGACTCCGCGGCCGTAGGCCGCCCGCACGCCGTCAGGCGCGCGGCATCGCGTCGGCGACCTGCTCGCGCAGCTCCTCGGGCGACAGGTACGAGTCGGTGTACTCGAAGTCCCGCAGAGTGGCGGGCAGGCGGGACTGGAAGCCGGTACGGACGTAGTCGCTGCCGGCCACCGCGTTGAGCAGCCAGTTGGTCATCACCCGGGTCTTGGCGACGTTGGTGCGCAGTGCCGACCAGTGGTAGCCGCGGGCGACGGCCTGCGCGGGCAGGCCGCGCAGCTCGATGCCGAGCGGCTTGGAGACCGCGTCCCGGCCGCCGAGGTCGACCACCAGGCCGAGGTCCTTGTGCCGGTAGGGCCGCAGCGGCTGGTTCCTGATCGCGGCGATGACATTGTGGGCGGCCGCGACGCCCTGCCGCATCGCGTGCTGCGCGGTGGGCGGGCAGATCGCGCCCTCCTCGCCCTTGGCCAGGTCCGGTACGGCCGCGGCGTCGCCGAGCGCGTAGACCCCGTCGGCGCCGGGCAGCGTCATGTCCGCGGCGACGGCGAGCCGGCCGCGTACGGTCTCGGCGCCGAGGGTCGCGATCAGCGGGCTCGCGGCGACGCCCGCGGTCCAGATCAGGGTGCGGCAGGGCACCACCCGGCCGTCGGTGAAGGTGACCTCCTCGGGGCCGGCCTTGGCGATCGAGACACCGAGCGAGATTTCGAGACCGCGGTCGCGGAGGATCTTCTGCGCGCTCAGCCCGAGCTTCTCGCCCAGTTCCGGCATCAGCTTGGGCGCGATGTCGATGAGGTGCCACCTGATGAGCTTCGGGTCGAGCCGCGGGTAGCGGTGCAGCGCCTGGGCGGTCAGCCGTTGCAGGCAGGCCGCGGTCTCGGTGCCCGCGTAGCCGCCGCCGACGACCACGAACTGCAGCCGGGAGGTCCGCTCGGCCTCGTCGTGCGAGGCGTCGGCGAGGTCGAGCTGGGCGATCACGTGGTCGCGGACGTAGGCGGCCTCGGCGAGGGTCTTCATCCCGCGCGCGTTGTCGACCAGGCCGGGGATGTCGAAGGTCCGGGTGATGCTGCCGGGGGCGAGCACGATGTAGTCGTAGGACTCGTTGACGATCTCGCCCGTTATCGTCCGCACCACGCAGACCTTCGCCTTGGTGTCCACGCCGATCGCGCCGCCGGGGACGATCCGGGTGCGGTATTTCCTGCTGCGGCGCAGCGACACCGCGATCGACTGCGGGGTCAGGATGCCGGAGGCGACCTGCGGCAGCAGCGGCAGGTAGAGCTGGTAGGAGAACGGGGTCACCAGGCAGATGTCCGCCTCGTCGCGGGCGAGGCTGCGCTCGAGTCGGCGCACGCACCCCACCCCGGCGAATCCCGCGCCCACCACGAGGATCTTCGGTCGTCCCACGATGTCTGTCCCTTCTGGGGGCTGCCGTCGGCCGGGGTGGCGTCTGCCCGCCGGCCACGGCTTCGCACCTCCTGTCCTACCGTGCCCTCACGGGCCCCGCCAGCGGGGTGGTACGGCCGGGGTCGGTTTGCCCGGCGGCTCGCTAACATGCTGGTGCTCCCGCACAGTTCGCCCTCGCTTCCCCGGGGCCGCGAACGGCCCCGGTCCCCCCCATCCGGAGGTAGACATGAGCAAGCGGCACTCTCGGTTACGTTCCCTGGGCACCGTCGCGGCCCTGGCCCTGCTGGGCGGTACGGCCGGTATGACGTCGGCCGGCGCCGCCACGGCTTCGCCGCTGCCGATCGGCCCCGGCCAGACATTCGTCGGCCAGGTCAACGGTGTGACGATCGGCGCGGTCATCAAGGTCGGCTGCTTCGGCCCGGTCACCCCCTCCTCGACCGGACACCCGCTCTCCGGCCAGACCGTGTCCGTGCAACTGATCGCGGGCAATGCGCCGGACCAGGCCACCGTCGGCTACACCGGCACCTCCGCCACGCACGACCTGGCCGGCTTCGGCCCCGCGTCCTCGGTCACGGCCGCCACCGACATCAAGGCGTACGGGCTCGGCGTGCCGATCCCGACGTCGCTGAACCTGCCCTGCTACGGCACCGGCACCGTCGGCTTCGTCCCCGCGCCGACCAGCCCCACCGCGCAGACCGCGACCGTCGCCGTCACCTACGTCAGCATCGGCGTCAACCCCGCGAGCTGAGCCCGGCGCCGGCGGCGCCGGCCGTGCTGCAACCGTCCTCCTCGTCGCCGGGTCCGCCGTCGGCGGAGCGGGCGACGAGGCGGCCGGGGCGGCGGGCGCCGCCGCGCTCCAGCGACATCGACAGCACGGCGAGCAGCAGTGCCCCGCCGGCCAGGGCCACGCCGACCCAGTTCGCCGCGGTGTAGGAGTGGCCTGCCGAGATGACCAGGCCGCCGATCCAGGCCGCGAGCGCGTTGCCGAGGTTGAAGGCGCCGATGTTGACGGCCGAGGCGAGGGTCGGGGCGCCCGCGGCCTGGTCGAGCACCCGCTTCTGCAGCGGCGGTGTGGTGGCGAAGCCGAGGGCGCCGATCGCGAAGACGGTGGCCGCGGCAGCGGCCTTGTCGTGCGCGGTCACCGTGAAGAGCGCGAGCACCACGGCGAGCCCGCCGAGCGCGGTCATCAGCATCGGCATCAGCCTGCGGTCGGCGAGCCGGCCGCCGACCAGGTTGCCCACCACCATGCCCAGCCCCAGCAGCACCAGCAGCCAGGTCACCGAGCCGTCGGCGTATCCGGTGACGTCGGTCATCATCGGCACCAGGTAGGTGACGGCCGCGAAGACCCCGCCGAAGCCGAGCACGGTCATGCCCATCGCGAGCAGCACCTGGACATTGCGGAGGACCGCGACCTCGTGGCGCAGGCTGACGCCCGCGGGCCGGGGCAGGTCGGGCACCAGGCGGGCGACGCCGAGCAGCCCGAGCACGCCGAGGGCGGCGACGATGACGAAGGTGATCCGCCAGCCGGCGCTCTGCCCGACGAAGGTGCCCAGCGGCACACCGACGACGTTGGCGACGGTCAGTCCGGTGAACATCGTCGCGATGGCGCCGGCCCGCTTGGCCGGCGGCACCACCTCGGCGGCCACGACCGAGCCGATACCGAAGAAGGCGCCGTGCGCGAGCGAGGTGACCACCCGGCCGATGAGCATGACGGCGAAGACCGGGGCGGCCGCCGAGATCAGGTTGCCGACCACGAACAGGCCCATCAGCAGCATCAGCATCCGCTTGCGGGTCACCTTGGTGCCCAGCGCGGTCATCAGCGGGGCGCCGGCCACCACGCCGAGCGCGTAGCCGGTGACCAGCAGGCCCGCGGTCGGCACGGACACGCCGAAGTCGCCGGCGACCTGGGGCAGCAGCCCGATGATGACGAACTCCGTGGTGCCGATCCCGAAGGCCCCGATGGCCAGGGCCAGCAGCGCGAGAGGCATGAGGGACACCTTCCGAGGTGAGTGCAGGAGCGTCTAACAAGCGTGGACAATAATTGCACACGCGGGTTATTTGCAAGCGCGTTAGAGTGGTGCATGCGCCCAACACGGCACCGGGGCCGGGCGCGGACCGCCCGTCGAGGGCCTGGAGGACCGATGACCGCCACCGATCCGGCACTGACCGCACTCGCCGACGGCTGGTGCGCGCTGTCCCTGCTGCACGGCCGGATCGAGGCGCACACCGAGCGGGCGCTGCAGGCCGGGCACGGGCTGAGCGTCCGCGAGTTCTCGCTGCTCGACGTGCTCAGCAGGCAGCACGACGGCCCCGGCGGGCGCCTGCAGATGAAGCAGGTCGCCGACGCGGTGGTGCTCAGCCAGTCCGCGACCACCCGCCTGGTCACCCGCCTGGAGGAGCGCGGCCTGCTGGCCCGCTATCTCTGCCCGACCGACCGCCGCGGCATCTACACCGACGTCACCGCCGCGGGCGCCGACCTGCTCGCCGCGGCCCGCCCGACCAACAACTCCGCCCTGCGCGAGGCCCTCGACCAGGCCGCCGGCGACCCGCACCTGGCGCCGCTGGTCACCGCCGTCGAGCAGATCCGCGGCCCGGTCCCGGCCTGAGCCGCGCAGGCTGAGGTACCGCCCGCGGATCCCTGAGGGGCGCGGGCGGTAGCGGAGGCGAAGGCGTACGTCCGGTCAGTCCTCGGCGGGCTCGGCCAGTTCCGCCAGCGGGTCGCCGGCGGTCGGGGTCCAGCCCAGTTCCCTGCGGGCGCGGGCACCCGTGAGCTGCTGGTCGAGTGCGAAGGCCTCGGCGATCGGGCCCATCCGCCGCTCGGCCTGCCGGAGCGTCAGCGACTCGATGCTGCCGGGGCAGCCGGCCGCCTGCGACAGCGCCTCGGCGATCCTCGCGAAGGGCGGGTTCTGGTCGGCGACACCGAAGTAGACCGAGCCGGGTGCGGCGCCGAGCGCGAGGACGTACAGCCTGGCGAGGTCGTCCACCTGGACCAGCGACCAGTGGTTGGAGCCGTCGCCGATCTGCGGGACCGCGCCGGTCTCCCGCCCGGGGTCGACGAAGAAGGCCCGGGTCAGCCCCTTGCCGTGGCCGTAGACCAGCCCCGGCATCACCAGCACGGGGCGCCCGCCGCGGTCGGCTGCGGCCAGCACCTGCCGCTCGTTGTCCGCGCGCCACGCGGTGATCGCCGGCGGGCGCTGCGGCGCGTCCTCGTCGACCACGCCGTCGGTGTCGCCGTAGACCCAGCAGCCGCCGGTGTGGACGTACGTGCCCCGGCCGCCGAGGCCTTCCTGCATCGCCCGCGCCGCGGCCAGGTCGACCTCGGCGGCGTCGGGGCCGACGACCGCGCCGAGGTGGATCGCCGCGTCGGCGCCGGCGGCCGCGTCGCGCAGCACACCGGTGTCGGCCAGCTCGCCGCGCACAGGGGTGGCGCCGAGATCGCGCAGCCGCGCGGCGGACCGGTCGCTGCGGGCCAGCCCCGACACCTCGTGGCCGTGCTCGGCCAGTGCCTTGACGGTCGCCGAGCCCACATAGCCGGAGGCGCCGGTGAGGAATACGTGCATGGAATGTCCTGTCCTGTCGTGCGGGTGTGGTGGTCGACCGGCCCGAACCCGGGTGCCGGTGCGCGGGCCGCAAGCGTCCGGGGCCCGCGACGCCCGCTGGGTGTCGGCCGCCGCGGCGTGTCTGCGAGGCGGCTCCCGCGGTCCGTGCGATGGTGACGACCGCTTCATCCTCGCCGCCGGGCGCCGCCTTCCCCATCCGGCTGGCCGGTCGGTCGCCCGGGGGTGGACCCGACTGCCGTACTGCGCGGCGGCCACCGCGCCGCGGCGACCGGCAGGCACCAGGAGGGACACCATGCGGATCGCGGTCTTCGGCAGCACCGGCGCCACCGGGCGCCAGGTCGTCGCGCAGGCACTGGCCGCGGGCCACGAGGTGACGGCCTTTCTGCGCGACCCGGCCAAGGCGCCGCCCGCCAGGGAGGGATTGCGGATCGAGGTCGGGCAGGTGACGTCGGACCAGGCCGCGGTGACCGCGGCGGTGGCCGGCGCCGACGCCGTGGTCAGCGCGCTGGGCACCGAGCGCAGCGGACGGGGCCTGCGCTCGCCCACCCTGATGGCCGAGGCGACCCCGCGGATCGTCCGCGCCATGGAGGAGGCGGAGGTCGGCAGGCTGGTGTGGCTGTCGGCCCTCGGCGTCGGCGACACCATGGAGCAGGTGCCCGCGCTGCCGCGGCTGACCTACCGCGCGCTGCGCCGCGTCTACGCCGACAAGGCGGCCGGTGAGCAGGTGCTGCGCCGCAGCCCGCTGGACTGGACGCTGGTCTACCCGGTGCTGCTCACCAACCGCGCCCGGACCGGCCGCTACCGGCACGGCGAGCGCCTGGAGCTGCGCGGTATGCCGACGGTCTCCCGGGCCGACGTCGCCGAGTTCATCCTCGGCCGGGTCACCTCTGGCGACTACCTGCGCAAGATCGCGGTGATCGCCGACTGAGCCGCCCGCGGCGGGCGTTACTATCGTCCCCGCCCGTGGGTGCGGTCCGCGCCCGCAGAACAGCAGGAAGGCGGCGGCGACCCGCGATGAAGGTGGTGGTCTTCGGTGCCTCGGGCATGGTCGGGCACGGTGTGCTGCGCGCGTGCCTGCTGGACGACGAGGTGGCCGAGGTGGTCACGGTCGGGCGCGGCCCGCTGGGCATCGCGCACCCCAAGCTGCGCGAGGTCGCCC includes:
- a CDS encoding MFS transporter, which encodes MPLALLALAIGAFGIGTTEFVIIGLLPQVAGDFGVSVPTAGLLVTGYALGVVAGAPLMTALGTKVTRKRMLMLLMGLFVVGNLISAAAPVFAVMLIGRVVTSLAHGAFFGIGSVVAAEVVPPAKRAGAIATMFTGLTVANVVGVPLGTFVGQSAGWRITFVIVAALGVLGLLGVARLVPDLPRPAGVSLRHEVAVLRNVQVLLAMGMTVLGFGGVFAAVTYLVPMMTDVTGYADGSVTWLLVLLGLGMVVGNLVGGRLADRRLMPMLMTALGGLAVVLALFTVTAHDKAAAAATVFAIGALGFATTPPLQKRVLDQAAGAPTLASAVNIGAFNLGNALAAWIGGLVISAGHSYTAANWVGVALAGGALLLAVLSMSLERGGARRPGRLVARSADGGPGDEEDGCSTAGAAGAGLSSRG
- a CDS encoding NAD(P)/FAD-dependent oxidoreductase gives rise to the protein MGRPKILVVGAGFAGVGCVRRLERSLARDEADICLVTPFSYQLYLPLLPQVASGILTPQSIAVSLRRSRKYRTRIVPGGAIGVDTKAKVCVVRTITGEIVNESYDYIVLAPGSITRTFDIPGLVDNARGMKTLAEAAYVRDHVIAQLDLADASHDEAERTSRLQFVVVGGGYAGTETAACLQRLTAQALHRYPRLDPKLIRWHLIDIAPKLMPELGEKLGLSAQKILRDRGLEISLGVSIAKAGPEEVTFTDGRVVPCRTLIWTAGVAASPLIATLGAETVRGRLAVAADMTLPGADGVYALGDAAAVPDLAKGEEGAICPPTAQHAMRQGVAAAHNVIAAIRNQPLRPYRHKDLGLVVDLGGRDAVSKPLGIELRGLPAQAVARGYHWSALRTNVAKTRVMTNWLLNAVAGSDYVRTGFQSRLPATLRDFEYTDSYLSPEELREQVADAMPRA
- a CDS encoding NAD-dependent epimerase/dehydratase family protein, whose product is MHVFLTGASGYVGSATVKALAEHGHEVSGLARSDRSAARLRDLGATPVRGELADTGVLRDAAAGADAAIHLGAVVGPDAAEVDLAAARAMQEGLGGRGTYVHTGGCWVYGDTDGVVDEDAPQRPPAITAWRADNERQVLAAADRGGRPVLVMPGLVYGHGKGLTRAFFVDPGRETGAVPQIGDGSNHWSLVQVDDLARLYVLALGAAPGSVYFGVADQNPPFARIAEALSQAAGCPGSIESLTLRQAERRMGPIAEAFALDQQLTGARARRELGWTPTAGDPLAELAEPAED
- a CDS encoding ribonuclease HI, whose product is MLGVVGERIIAACDGASKGNPGPAAWAWVIADDRGEPVRWEAGPLGTATNNVAELTALERLLAAVDPDVALEVRMDSQYAMKAVTTWLPGWKRKGWKTSAGKPVANQELVVRIDTLLTGRSVDFRYVPAHQVDGDRLNDFADRAASHAAIVQEPAGSDLGSPQPPRTPDTVRKAPRAGGSAPAGGPATGGGGAARTLKAKYPGRCRCGRSYAAGEPITKNADGWGHPDCR
- a CDS encoding MarR family transcriptional regulator, which codes for MTATDPALTALADGWCALSLLHGRIEAHTERALQAGHGLSVREFSLLDVLSRQHDGPGGRLQMKQVADAVVLSQSATTRLVTRLEERGLLARYLCPTDRRGIYTDVTAAGADLLAAARPTNNSALREALDQAAGDPHLAPLVTAVEQIRGPVPA
- a CDS encoding NAD(P)H-binding protein; this encodes MRIAVFGSTGATGRQVVAQALAAGHEVTAFLRDPAKAPPAREGLRIEVGQVTSDQAAVTAAVAGADAVVSALGTERSGRGLRSPTLMAEATPRIVRAMEEAEVGRLVWLSALGVGDTMEQVPALPRLTYRALRRVYADKAAGEQVLRRSPLDWTLVYPVLLTNRARTGRYRHGERLELRGMPTVSRADVAEFILGRVTSGDYLRKIAVIAD
- a CDS encoding SpoIIE family protein phosphatase yields the protein MGKGADGPARREQSEAEEAEQRQIDAMNRFTSRPGGDGAEAGTVPAADSAAGTGAAKPRLRDALLLETGHDLAEAETLSAALRTVTRLSAPDFALDGVVVFGVTDKFIKVLGQTGYRGSDAQRVFRMPVTTDFPATEVVNSGRPVYLSSPEEYSARFPATWPVAAEFGRQSWAFLPMVTSGRITAVCLLAFDRPMAFGADERALLVLTARLVAQALERTRTSSAELALSRGLRRSMGATAPAVPGLTVATRYVPTGGGLVVGGDWYDVINLPEGRLAVVIGDVQGHDVHAAGLMAQLRTAVHAYAAEGHGPDAVLARSSRFLAAVDEDRFATCIYIEAEPSTGMLHIARAGHPHPVLRLPDGTCMLKHVGGGLPLGLMPGTEDYPVTDLELRPDEILMLCTDGLIETGGHDMYSGWIRVRDAMSPGPTEDLEGIADSLIRAVHNPLQQAGQAADEEVGRREVDAAGVRADLAPRNEDDIALLLLRRDAGVHQRAVPERRLVLTIDQDQAQGLAEARAELQALLHDWAQPDQVDTAVLLTSELVGNVLVHTDQSAALNASLTGEPGRRVLRVEVSDSGDELPHQRTPGEMASSGRGLMLLDILSGQWSVRPESEGKTVWFSLWEDEEPADDEPAGSDPLSDFPE